Proteins encoded by one window of Serratia nevei:
- a CDS encoding DUF1198 family protein yields the protein MTWIILAALIVVFIIGYRILTSDTRKAIDSLAHLLRVKPMLIESMIQEMGGRQSQTFIRMLNNGYTEEMHQAAYLLFIYLTFIKQADDEQIALWRDVLLRAGLSPELHAEHTEAALFYFAELDIDAFELAQFRRAYNERFNREALAHG from the coding sequence ATGACCTGGATCATCCTCGCCGCCCTGATCGTCGTATTCATTATCGGTTACCGCATCCTGACGTCCGACACCCGCAAAGCCATCGATTCGCTGGCCCATCTGCTGAGGGTCAAACCGATGCTGATCGAATCGATGATCCAGGAAATGGGCGGCCGCCAAAGCCAGACCTTTATCCGCATGCTGAACAACGGCTACACCGAAGAGATGCACCAGGCGGCTTATCTGCTGTTCATCTACCTGACGTTCATCAAACAGGCGGACGACGAACAGATTGCCCTGTGGCGCGACGTGCTGCTGCGCGCCGGGCTATCGCCGGAGCTGCACGCCGAGCACACCGAAGCGGCGCTGTTTTACTTCGCCGAGCTGGATATCGATGCGTTTGAACTGGCGCAGTTCCGTCGCGCCTACAACGAGCGTTTCAACCGCGAAGCGTTGGCCCACGGCTGA
- a CDS encoding DUF2002 family protein — protein MYLRPDEVAKVLENTGFERDYVTDQAYGYRKGAHYVYVNREARMGRTALVIHPALKERSVHFATPTSPVRTSEQYLEFPLDLSGDAPNLRYGIAHGFSSREALSRYLFSMFL, from the coding sequence ATGTATTTACGGCCGGATGAAGTGGCTAAAGTGTTGGAGAATACCGGCTTTGAGCGTGATTATGTCACCGATCAGGCCTATGGCTACCGCAAGGGTGCACACTACGTGTATGTGAACCGCGAAGCGCGGATGGGCAGAACCGCGTTGGTGATCCACCCGGCGCTGAAAGAGAGAAGCGTGCATTTCGCCACGCCAACCTCCCCGGTGCGCACCAGCGAGCAGTATCTGGAATTTCCCCTGGATTTAAGCGGCGACGCCCCGAACCTGCGTTACGGCATCGCACACGGCTTCAGCTCGCGCGAAGCGCTGTCGCGCTACCTCTTCAGCATGTTCCTGTAA
- a CDS encoding MFS transporter encodes MTAENNLQLNRRILSVVMFTFVCYLTIGLPLAVLPGFVHEHLGYNSVLAGLIISAQYFATLFSRPHAGRYADQLGPKKVVLFGLACCGASGLFYALAFGVDGYPWLSLLLLCVGRVFLGVGESFASTGSTLWGIGRVGAMHTARVISWNGVATYGAMAAGAPLGVYLNQQWGLAGVAALIVLAVAVALLLASGKPDVSIAAGQRIAFRAVFGRIWAYGLGLAMGTVGFGVIATFITLYYADKGWSGAAFSLTLFSCAFVGIRLIFSNVINRHGGLKVTLASFLVEIVGLLLIWLAGEPWMVQTGALLAGAGFSLVFPALGVEAVKQVPPQNQGTALGTYSAFLDLALGITGPLAGLLIGQAGVPSIYLAAALLVALGVLLTLRLLQRSRA; translated from the coding sequence ATGACCGCAGAAAATAACCTCCAGCTGAACCGACGCATTCTGTCCGTGGTGATGTTCACCTTCGTCTGCTACCTGACCATCGGCCTGCCATTGGCGGTGCTGCCGGGATTTGTGCATGAGCATCTGGGCTACAACTCGGTGCTGGCGGGCCTTATCATCAGCGCGCAGTACTTCGCCACGCTGTTCAGCCGCCCGCACGCCGGGCGCTATGCCGATCAGCTGGGGCCGAAGAAGGTGGTGCTGTTCGGCCTGGCGTGCTGCGGCGCCAGCGGCCTGTTTTACGCGCTGGCATTCGGCGTTGACGGTTACCCGTGGCTCAGCCTGCTGTTGCTGTGCGTGGGGCGGGTGTTTCTCGGCGTCGGCGAAAGCTTCGCCAGCACTGGTTCCACGCTGTGGGGCATCGGCCGGGTCGGAGCGATGCACACCGCGCGGGTGATTTCCTGGAACGGCGTTGCCACCTACGGGGCGATGGCGGCCGGGGCGCCGCTCGGCGTGTACCTGAATCAGCAGTGGGGATTGGCCGGGGTGGCGGCGCTGATCGTGCTGGCGGTCGCGGTGGCGCTGCTGTTGGCGAGCGGCAAGCCGGACGTCTCGATCGCCGCCGGGCAGCGCATCGCCTTTCGCGCGGTGTTCGGTCGCATTTGGGCCTATGGCCTCGGGCTGGCGATGGGCACCGTCGGCTTCGGCGTGATCGCCACGTTCATCACGCTTTACTATGCCGACAAAGGTTGGAGCGGCGCGGCGTTTTCTCTGACGCTGTTCAGCTGCGCCTTCGTCGGCATCCGCCTGATCTTCAGCAACGTCATCAACCGCCACGGCGGTCTGAAGGTGACGCTGGCGTCGTTTCTGGTCGAGATCGTCGGGCTGCTGTTGATCTGGCTGGCCGGTGAGCCCTGGATGGTGCAAACCGGCGCGTTGCTGGCTGGCGCCGGTTTCTCGCTGGTGTTCCCGGCGCTGGGCGTCGAGGCGGTGAAACAGGTGCCGCCGCAGAATCAGGGCACGGCGCTCGGCACCTATTCGGCGTTCCTCGACCTGGCGCTGGGCATCACCGGCCCGCTGGCCGGGCTGCTGATTGGGCAAGCGGGCGTGCCGTCGATCTATCTGGCGGCGGCGCTGCTGGTGGCGCTCGGGGTGTTGCTCACTCTGCGCCTGCTGCAGCGCAGCCGGGCCTAA
- a CDS encoding LysR family transcriptional regulator, translating to MLNLQRLAIFAAVVEAGSFTAAAAALGQTKAVVSFNVKQLENELGVSLLARSTRRLSLTDAGERFYQRSLQLLQEAENVLDDVRRDHHGLSGVLRITSTPEYGAQVVVPALAAFSRQHPRLRIQHVSSSYHADLISERFDVAIRLGQLADSSHRAALIDSFAIFPVASPGYLADRPIHSLTDLAQAQWIAHSRLSSPLSWQVATPQREAVLFKVADAATLTGDSAAALLAFALHGAGVALLPAWLAQPEIDAGQLQRLLPDHRFPEQSIYALYPNTRHVPEKVRAFIDFLRARVAAKSLAK from the coding sequence ATGCTGAATTTGCAGCGCCTGGCGATCTTTGCGGCGGTGGTGGAAGCGGGCAGCTTTACCGCGGCAGCGGCGGCGCTGGGGCAAACCAAGGCGGTGGTGAGTTTTAACGTCAAACAGCTGGAAAACGAGCTGGGGGTGTCACTGCTGGCGCGCAGCACCCGGCGGCTGTCGCTGACCGACGCCGGCGAACGCTTTTACCAGCGCAGCCTGCAGCTGCTGCAGGAGGCGGAAAACGTGCTGGACGACGTGCGCCGCGATCATCACGGGCTGAGCGGCGTGCTGCGCATCACCAGCACGCCGGAGTACGGCGCGCAGGTGGTGGTGCCGGCGCTGGCGGCTTTTTCGCGGCAGCATCCGCGGCTGCGCATCCAGCATGTCTCTTCTTCTTATCATGCCGATCTGATCTCGGAGCGCTTTGACGTGGCGATCCGCCTGGGCCAGCTGGCGGACTCCAGCCACCGCGCGGCGCTGATCGACAGCTTCGCCATTTTTCCGGTGGCGTCGCCGGGTTATCTGGCCGACCGACCGATTCATTCGCTGACGGATCTGGCGCAGGCGCAGTGGATCGCCCACAGCCGGCTCAGTTCACCGCTCAGCTGGCAGGTGGCCACGCCGCAGCGCGAAGCTGTGCTGTTCAAGGTCGCGGACGCTGCCACGCTCACCGGCGACAGCGCCGCGGCATTGCTGGCGTTCGCCCTGCATGGCGCCGGGGTGGCGCTGCTGCCGGCGTGGCTGGCACAGCCCGAAATCGACGCCGGCCAGCTGCAGCGGTTGCTGCCGGATCACCGTTTCCCCGAGCAGAGCATCTATGCGCTCTACCCGAACACCCGCCATGTGCCGGAAAAGGTACGGGCGTTTATCGATTTTCTGCGCGCGCGGGTGGCGGCAAAATCGTTAGCGAAATAA
- a CDS encoding MFS transporter, whose translation MSYRSKVAIVYLLGFFVDLINMFIANVAYPAIGQAMRASVSQLAWVSNGYILGLTLVIPLSAWLAQRIGGRRVFLLSLALFMLATLGAGNADSIGALIGWRTLQGMGGGLLIPIGQTLTYQLYRSHERAGLSAAIMLVGLLAPALSPALGGWLVDRLDWRWVFFANLPLAALALALAALWLRAETSAAVRKPLDGKGLLSASAALTLLLLGLTRLSEAGHQASGAALLAAGLLVLAYYLRHSLRTPQPLLNLRLVADPLLRNAMAVYLCIPGLFIGVSLVAMLYLQNLLGMPAAQVGGLMLPWALASFLAITLTGKTFNRLGPRPLLIAGCLLQGAGMLTLAQIDLAGQHALQIAAFALMGFGGSLCSSTAQSSAFLQIPDAQLADASALWNINRQLSFCLGVALLSLLLNLLLTGLPPAAAYRTCFILAGTSVFIPLLLCLRLANRAIVRQLNAQQDAL comes from the coding sequence ATGTCTTATCGCAGCAAAGTGGCAATCGTCTATCTGCTCGGCTTTTTCGTCGATCTGATCAATATGTTTATCGCCAACGTCGCCTACCCCGCCATCGGCCAGGCGATGCGGGCGTCGGTCAGCCAACTGGCGTGGGTCAGCAACGGCTATATTCTCGGCCTGACGCTGGTGATCCCCCTCAGCGCCTGGCTGGCGCAGCGCATCGGCGGGCGGCGGGTGTTCCTGCTGTCGCTGGCGCTGTTCATGCTGGCCACCCTCGGCGCGGGCAACGCCGACAGCATCGGCGCGCTGATCGGCTGGCGCACCCTGCAAGGCATGGGCGGCGGCTTACTGATCCCCATCGGCCAAACGCTGACCTACCAGCTGTACCGCAGCCATGAACGCGCCGGGCTGTCGGCGGCCATCATGTTGGTGGGGCTGCTGGCGCCGGCGCTGTCACCGGCGCTGGGCGGCTGGCTCGTCGATCGGCTGGACTGGCGCTGGGTGTTTTTCGCCAACCTGCCGCTGGCGGCCCTGGCCCTGGCGCTGGCGGCGCTGTGGCTGCGCGCGGAAACGTCGGCGGCGGTGCGTAAACCGCTCGACGGCAAAGGGCTGCTGAGCGCCAGCGCGGCGTTGACGCTGCTGCTGCTCGGCCTGACCCGGCTGAGCGAGGCCGGTCATCAGGCTTCCGGCGCGGCGCTGCTGGCCGCCGGCCTGCTGGTGCTGGCCTATTATCTGCGCCATAGCCTGCGCACCCCGCAGCCGCTGCTGAACCTGCGGCTGGTCGCCGATCCGCTGCTGCGCAACGCCATGGCGGTTTATTTGTGCATTCCCGGCCTGTTCATCGGCGTCAGCCTGGTGGCGATGCTGTATCTGCAAAACCTGCTGGGGATGCCCGCCGCCCAGGTCGGCGGCCTGATGCTGCCCTGGGCGCTGGCGTCGTTCCTGGCCATCACGCTGACCGGCAAAACCTTTAATCGCCTTGGCCCGCGGCCGCTGCTGATCGCCGGCTGCCTGTTACAAGGCGCCGGCATGCTGACGCTGGCGCAGATCGATCTGGCCGGCCAGCACGCATTGCAGATCGCCGCCTTCGCCCTGATGGGGTTTGGCGGCAGCCTGTGCAGCAGCACCGCGCAGAGCAGCGCGTTCCTGCAGATCCCCGACGCTCAGCTGGCGGACGCCAGCGCGCTGTGGAACATCAATCGCCAGCTCAGTTTTTGCCTCGGCGTGGCGCTGCTCAGCCTGCTGCTGAATTTGCTGCTGACCGGGCTGCCGCCCGCGGCGGCCTACCGCACCTGCTTCATTCTGGCGGGCACCAGCGTATTTATCCCGCTGCTGCTGTGCCTGCGCCTCGCCAACCGCGCCATCGTGCGCCAACTCAACGCTCAACAGGATGCTTTATGA
- a CDS encoding DUF4440 domain-containing protein, with product MNPYFTEVIDAHIAIERWLGKGAGEEQALLARFTPDFSMIALSGAPLDFAALCAFFRAHRAAKPGLEIEIEEMKLVAEWPTGAVVSYREKQSLPGQSATLRYSTVVFERQPNVLGWRHLHETAAAQ from the coding sequence ATGAACCCGTACTTTACCGAAGTGATCGACGCCCACATCGCCATTGAACGCTGGCTGGGCAAAGGGGCTGGAGAAGAACAGGCGCTGCTGGCGCGCTTTACGCCGGATTTCAGCATGATCGCGCTGAGCGGCGCTCCGCTGGATTTTGCCGCGCTGTGCGCCTTTTTCCGCGCGCATCGCGCCGCCAAACCGGGATTGGAAATCGAGATAGAAGAGATGAAGCTGGTGGCCGAATGGCCGACGGGCGCAGTAGTCAGCTACCGGGAAAAACAGAGCCTGCCGGGGCAAAGCGCCACGCTGCGCTATTCCACGGTGGTCTTTGAACGTCAGCCCAACGTACTCGGCTGGCGGCATTTGCACGAAACCGCCGCGGCGCAATAA
- the asr gene encoding acid resistance repetitive basic protein Asr, whose protein sequence is MKKVLALIVAATMGLSSVAFAADTAATAPATTTAPAATTTTAAPAAAAAEKAPAKATHHKKAKHHKKAPAQKAQAAKKHHKKAPAQKAQAAKKHHKKAPVQKAQAAKKHHKKAGKKA, encoded by the coding sequence ATGAAAAAAGTATTAGCGCTGATCGTTGCTGCCACTATGGGTCTGTCTTCTGTTGCTTTCGCTGCTGATACTGCAGCTACTGCTCCGGCTACCACCACCGCGCCAGCTGCGACCACCACTACCGCTGCGCCAGCGGCTGCTGCTGCTGAAAAAGCACCAGCTAAAGCAACGCACCACAAGAAAGCTAAGCACCACAAAAAAGCGCCAGCCCAGAAAGCTCAGGCCGCTAAAAAGCACCACAAAAAAGCGCCAGCTCAGAAAGCCCAGGCTGCTAAAAAACACCACAAAAAAGCGCCAGTGCAGAAAGCTCAGGCCGCTAAAAAACACCACAAAAAAGCCGGTAAAAAAGCTTAA